The following proteins come from a genomic window of Synechococcus sp. NB0720_010:
- a CDS encoding phycobilisome linker polypeptide, whose product MKVSAGNRGTSFSNDRQVSFTVTGLANNDYSRTADVVMNVPYTRMNETMRMVQRMGGKITGVQVSGGVDAD is encoded by the coding sequence ATGAAGGTTTCTGCAGGCAACCGCGGCACCAGCTTCAGCAACGACCGTCAGGTGTCCTTCACCGTGACCGGTCTGGCCAACAACGACTACTCCCGCACTGCGGATGTGGTCATGAACGTGCCCTACACCCGGATGAACGAAACGATGCGCATGGTTCAGCGCATGGGCGGCAAGATCACCGGAGTCCAGGTCAGCGGTGGCGTCGACGCCGACTGA
- a CDS encoding phycobilisome linker polypeptide, whose amino-acid sequence MTLANAAYLGIERYANNRVNENWTTGSCDDKAALIRAVYQQVLGNQYVMASERLEGPESLFKRGYLSVREFVRQVAKSGLYRTKFFESTNAYRFIELNFKHLLGRAPQNKAEMLHHFTILQEQGFEAEIDSYLDSAEYQERFGEEGVPYLHGWNYSVGQQGLQFSYMLQLARGAAASVKGDLTKNQSRLNPSVHAEQPVPVVSPNAKGNAFRKVTADGVTRQGVGAGEEGRTFRVEIAGFNNYRLHKRSNRVRFIPFNKLLQYQQQIHREGGRIASITPVN is encoded by the coding sequence ATGACCCTTGCCAACGCTGCCTATCTGGGCATCGAGCGTTACGCCAACAACCGCGTCAATGAGAACTGGACCACCGGTTCCTGCGACGACAAGGCCGCTCTGATCCGTGCCGTCTACCAGCAGGTGCTCGGCAACCAGTACGTCATGGCCAGCGAGCGTCTCGAGGGCCCTGAATCGCTCTTCAAGCGCGGTTATCTGAGCGTGCGTGAGTTTGTGCGCCAGGTGGCCAAGAGTGGCCTCTACCGCACCAAGTTCTTCGAGAGCACGAACGCTTACCGCTTCATCGAGCTCAACTTCAAGCATCTGCTGGGCCGCGCTCCCCAGAACAAGGCCGAGATGCTGCACCACTTCACGATCCTGCAGGAGCAGGGTTTTGAAGCCGAGATCGACTCTTACCTGGATAGCGCCGAGTACCAGGAGCGCTTTGGTGAGGAAGGTGTTCCCTACCTGCATGGTTGGAACTACTCCGTCGGCCAGCAGGGCCTGCAGTTCTCTTACATGCTGCAGCTCGCCCGTGGCGCTGCTGCGTCCGTCAAGGGTGATCTGACCAAGAACCAGTCCCGCCTGAACCCCTCCGTTCACGCCGAGCAGCCGGTTCCCGTCGTGAGCCCCAACGCCAAGGGCAACGCCTTCCGCAAGGTCACCGCCGATGGCGTCACCCGCCAGGGCGTCGGTGCCGGCGAAGAGGGTCGCACCTTCCGCGTGGAGATCGCAGGCTTCAACAACTACCGCCTGCACAAGCGCAGCAACCGCGTGCGCTTCATCCCCTTCAACAAGCTGCTCCAGTACCAGCAGCAGATCCACCGCGAGGGCGGCCGGATCGCCAGCATCACTCCGGTCAACTGA
- a CDS encoding phycobilisome rod-core linker polypeptide — protein sequence MALPLLDPKPITQNARVDNFAIGGDEAPRSHGDVEEQIERAYRQILFHAFKVDREPMLESQLRNGDITVRDFVRGLLLSRKFQQGFYQCNSNYRVVEQLVGRVLGREVNGDQERIAWSIVIANQGLEGLVNTLLDSKEYLENFGFDEVPYQRGRALAGHAKAQMPFNQQAPRYDAYWREISARRAPANPFAGGGAQFSGGQMSAAWAGGQPPAFAQKAWLALAAIGGLEVLRVILTSAGSMLSTGAAG from the coding sequence ATGGCATTACCGCTGCTGGATCCGAAGCCAATTACCCAGAACGCCCGGGTCGACAACTTCGCCATCGGTGGTGACGAAGCCCCACGGAGCCACGGGGATGTGGAGGAGCAGATCGAGCGTGCCTATCGCCAGATCCTGTTCCATGCCTTCAAGGTGGATCGCGAGCCGATGCTCGAGAGCCAACTGCGCAATGGCGACATCACCGTCCGTGACTTTGTGCGCGGGTTGTTGCTCTCCCGCAAATTTCAGCAGGGCTTCTACCAGTGCAACAGCAACTACCGGGTGGTGGAGCAGTTGGTCGGCCGGGTCCTGGGCCGTGAGGTCAACGGTGATCAAGAGCGCATTGCCTGGTCGATCGTGATTGCCAACCAGGGTCTTGAGGGCCTGGTGAACACCCTGCTGGACTCCAAGGAATACCTGGAGAACTTCGGCTTTGATGAGGTTCCCTATCAGCGCGGACGGGCCCTGGCCGGCCATGCCAAGGCCCAGATGCCTTTCAACCAACAGGCACCTCGCTACGACGCCTACTGGCGGGAGATCTCCGCACGCCGTGCCCCGGCTAATCCGTTTGCCGGTGGCGGCGCCCAGTTCAGTGGCGGTCAGATGTCAGCGGCTTGGGCCGGCGGTCAGCCTCCGGCCTTTGCACAGAAGGCCTGGCTGGCTCTGGCGGCCATCGGCGGCCTCGAGGTGCTGCGCGTGATCCTGACCTCGGCAGGGTCGATGCTCAGCACCGGTGCAGCCGGCTGA
- a CDS encoding chromophore lyase CpcT/CpeT, with the protein MSSPFARLLRQLSAGFSNEHQAFENPPLYAHILVKFRPLPQLEPGSLLLDQSYAINPAAPYRLRVLKAEQRGNGLVIHNQAIRDDQRFWGAIDNAELRAQITAADLTPLEGCAYVVEETPEGFKGEVEPGCRCLVERKGATSYLVSSFELGARGMRTIDRGHDPQTHEQLWGSLAGPFEFERVADYSAELPADWLTL; encoded by the coding sequence ATGAGCAGCCCCTTTGCCCGCCTTCTGCGTCAATTGAGTGCTGGGTTCAGCAACGAGCATCAGGCCTTCGAGAACCCGCCGCTTTACGCCCACATCCTGGTGAAGTTCCGGCCGCTGCCCCAGCTGGAGCCGGGCTCTCTGCTGCTCGATCAGTCCTATGCGATCAACCCTGCGGCGCCCTACCGGTTGCGGGTGCTGAAGGCTGAGCAGCGCGGCAATGGTCTGGTGATTCACAACCAGGCGATCCGCGACGACCAACGCTTCTGGGGGGCGATCGATAACGCGGAGCTCCGCGCTCAGATCACCGCCGCTGATCTGACTCCCCTGGAGGGCTGTGCCTATGTGGTGGAGGAAACCCCCGAGGGCTTCAAAGGAGAAGTTGAGCCCGGCTGCCGCTGCTTGGTGGAGCGCAAAGGCGCGACCTCCTATCTGGTGAGCAGCTTTGAGCTGGGAGCGCGCGGCATGCGAACCATTGATCGCGGCCATGACCCTCAGACCCATGAGCAGCTCTGGGGCTCCCTGGCGGGACCGTTTGAATTTGAACGGGTGGCGGACTACAGCGCTGAATTACCCGCGGACTGGCTCACTCTCTAG
- a CDS encoding DUF2470 domain-containing protein, with amino-acid sequence MAADPLTSAVSDRICKHMNDDHAEAVLAYARHYGGIEAPGAARMVAVRPEAMELEVDGASVEVRFDHTLSDSEDAHRTLVAMLRAMPQA; translated from the coding sequence ATGGCCGCTGACCCTCTCACCTCCGCCGTGAGTGATCGGATCTGTAAGCACATGAATGACGACCACGCTGAGGCGGTCCTGGCCTACGCCCGCCACTACGGCGGCATCGAGGCCCCAGGGGCGGCGCGGATGGTGGCTGTCCGTCCGGAGGCTATGGAGTTGGAGGTCGACGGGGCCAGCGTCGAAGTTCGCTTCGATCACACCCTGAGTGACAGTGAGGATGCCCACCGCACCCTGGTGGCGATGTTGCGGGCGATGCCGCAGGCCTGA
- a CDS encoding FGGY-family carbohydrate kinase, with amino-acid sequence MIAASREPLGLGIDLGTSGLRLALMDPSGTLLAERSANYPRCFEDPQGWREGVVALCAELPQELRDRVAAVAVDGTSGTVLACAANGDPRGQALPYFLACPEQASAAAVLAGSASAPAASASGSLARVLRLLEGSGSSSLLMRHQADWLSGWLLGDWRFGEEGNNLRLGWDLGRQCWQGAIAEQPWSAALPEVVRSGAVLGPLSQNARSALGLPAPCQVVAGSTDANAAVLAADPQPGDGVTVLGTTLVLKQFAAQPLAGPGISCHRVAGRWLVGGASNAGAGVLRQFFSDALLVELSRQIDPRSSSGLALRPLPRPGERFPVDDPTLEPVLEPRPISDALYLQGLLEGLARIEAQGWAALQRLGAEPVQRVISLGGGARNPQWRLIRQRILGVPVLNRPQCSAASGMARLALSAVCPP; translated from the coding sequence TTGATTGCAGCCAGCCGTGAGCCCCTGGGCCTAGGGATTGACCTGGGTACCAGTGGCCTGCGTCTGGCACTGATGGATCCCTCCGGCACCCTGCTGGCGGAGCGATCTGCGAACTACCCCCGCTGTTTTGAGGACCCCCAGGGCTGGCGCGAGGGGGTGGTTGCCCTCTGCGCAGAGTTGCCTCAAGAGCTGCGTGATCGGGTGGCCGCTGTCGCGGTCGATGGCACCTCGGGCACCGTGCTGGCCTGCGCCGCCAATGGCGATCCCAGGGGCCAGGCCCTGCCCTATTTCCTGGCCTGCCCTGAGCAGGCCTCGGCGGCAGCCGTGCTGGCGGGCAGCGCTTCTGCTCCAGCCGCCAGTGCCAGTGGCAGCCTGGCCCGGGTGCTGCGCTTGCTCGAGGGGAGTGGCTCTAGCTCCCTCCTGATGCGTCATCAGGCCGACTGGCTGAGCGGGTGGTTGCTTGGGGACTGGCGCTTCGGCGAGGAAGGCAACAACCTCCGCCTGGGATGGGACCTGGGCCGGCAGTGCTGGCAAGGCGCCATTGCTGAGCAACCCTGGAGTGCGGCGCTGCCGGAGGTGGTGCGCTCCGGCGCGGTCCTTGGGCCCCTCTCGCAGAACGCCCGGAGCGCCCTGGGGTTACCGGCCCCGTGCCAGGTGGTGGCGGGCAGCACCGATGCCAATGCCGCGGTCCTGGCGGCTGATCCCCAGCCCGGTGATGGGGTGACGGTGCTCGGCACCACCTTGGTGCTCAAGCAATTTGCGGCGCAACCGCTAGCGGGACCGGGCATCAGTTGTCATCGGGTGGCGGGCCGGTGGCTCGTGGGGGGCGCCTCCAATGCCGGGGCTGGGGTCCTGCGCCAGTTCTTCTCCGATGCCCTCCTCGTTGAGTTGAGTCGTCAGATTGATCCGCGCTCCAGCAGCGGCCTGGCGCTTCGGCCCCTGCCTCGGCCCGGCGAGCGCTTCCCGGTGGACGATCCGACCCTGGAGCCGGTCCTGGAGCCCCGGCCCATCAGCGATGCGCTCTACCTGCAGGGATTGCTGGAGGGTTTGGCGCGGATTGAGGCCCAGGGCTGGGCGGCCCTGCAGCGCCTGGGCGCTGAGCCGGTTCAGCGGGTGATCAGCTTGGGCGGTGGGGCCCGCAATCCCCAGTGGCGGCTGATCCGTCAACGCATCCTGGGGGTTCCGGTGCTGAACCGGCCCCAGTGCAGCGCGGCCTCGGGCATGGCCAGACTGGCGCTCTCTGCTGTCTGCCCCCCGTGA